A stretch of Pseudorhodobacter turbinis DNA encodes these proteins:
- the gltX gene encoding glutamate--tRNA ligase — protein sequence MSAERPVVTRIAPSPTGYMHIGTARTALFNWLFARGHGGKFLLRIEDTDRERSTPEATAAILRGMTWLGLDWDGEAVSQFEQKDRHAAVAHEMLALGAAYKCFATQEEIEAFRQAASAEKRSTLYRSPWRDADPATHPDAPYVIRMKAPQTGETVIEDAVQGRVTFRNDLLDDMIVLRSDGTPTYMLAVVVDDHDMGITHVIRGDDHLNNAARQTMVYEAMGWEIPVWAHIPLIFGPDGKKLSKRHGATGVEEYQAMGYPAAGMRNYLTRLGWAHGDDEFFTTEQAKEWFNLEGIGRAPARLDFKKLENLCGQHIAASEDAALLHELEGYLEAAKLPPLSETQRNRLSRAMYCLKDRAKKFPDLIEKAEFALNSRPVQPNEVAAKNLDAVSRGILRTLTPRLQNGSWSKETLEPILTEAAAEHGIGFGKLAAPLRAALAGRTATPSVYDMMLVLGREETIARLEDAA from the coding sequence ATGTCTGCTGAACGTCCCGTTGTCACCCGTATCGCCCCCTCGCCCACCGGCTATATGCATATCGGAACGGCACGGACAGCGCTTTTTAACTGGCTTTTTGCGCGCGGCCATGGCGGCAAGTTCCTGTTGCGCATTGAGGATACCGACCGCGAACGCTCCACCCCCGAAGCGACAGCAGCGATTCTGCGCGGGATGACATGGCTCGGCCTCGATTGGGATGGCGAAGCGGTTAGCCAGTTCGAGCAAAAAGACCGGCACGCCGCGGTTGCCCATGAAATGCTGGCACTGGGTGCTGCCTATAAGTGTTTTGCCACACAAGAAGAAATCGAGGCCTTCCGGCAGGCGGCAAGCGCGGAGAAACGCTCCACCCTTTACCGCAGCCCTTGGCGCGATGCAGACCCGGCAACCCATCCCGATGCGCCCTATGTGATCCGCATGAAGGCACCGCAAACCGGCGAAACCGTGATCGAGGATGCCGTGCAAGGGCGTGTGACCTTCCGCAACGACCTTCTGGACGATATGATTGTCCTGCGCTCTGACGGGACGCCGACCTATATGCTGGCCGTGGTTGTCGACGATCATGATATGGGCATCACCCATGTGATCCGCGGCGATGACCACCTCAACAACGCCGCACGGCAAACCATGGTCTATGAGGCGATGGGCTGGGAGATCCCGGTCTGGGCGCATATTCCGCTGATTTTTGGCCCCGATGGCAAGAAGTTGTCGAAACGCCACGGCGCGACCGGGGTCGAGGAATATCAGGCGATGGGCTATCCGGCGGCGGGGATGCGCAATTACCTGACCCGTCTGGGCTGGGCACATGGGGATGACGAGTTTTTTACCACCGAACAGGCAAAAGAATGGTTCAACCTTGAGGGAATCGGTCGCGCGCCCGCACGCCTCGACTTCAAGAAGCTTGAAAACCTATGTGGACAGCATATCGCCGCCAGTGAGGATGCTGCGCTGCTGCATGAGCTGGAGGGTTATCTTGAGGCCGCAAAGCTTCCCCCGTTGTCAGAAACCCAACGCAACAGGCTGTCTCGTGCAATGTACTGCCTTAAAGATCGTGCAAAGAAGTTTCCCGATCTTATTGAAAAGGCTGAGTTTGCCCTGAATTCTCGCCCGGTTCAGCCGAATGAGGTCGCCGCAAAGAACCTTGATGCAGTATCCCGTGGTATACTGAGAACATTGACGCCGCGATTGCAAAATGGTAGCTGGTCCAAAGAAACACTGGAGCCAATTTTAACCGAAGCCGCCGCTGAACATGGTATAGGTTTTGGAAAATTGGCAGCACCGTTGCGCGCCGCGCTGGCTGGCCGCACCGCAACCCCCAGCGTTTACGACATGATGTTGGTATTGGGCCGCGAGGAAACCATTGCCCGACTGGAAGACGCTGCCTGA
- the lexA gene encoding transcriptional repressor LexA, whose protein sequence is MLTRKQLELLDFIRIRMEAEGVPPSFDEMKVALDLRSKSGIHRLITALEERGFIRRLAHRARAIEIVKLPEAMERPGFSPRVIEGDRPEQPKGAMNVDTIHAIELPVMGRIAAGVPIEAIQEISHHVAVPGSMVSGKGQHYALEVKGDSMIEAGINDGDIVVIQEQTTAENGDIVVALVDDAEATLKRFRRRGSMIALEAANPAYETRVLPDHQVKVQGRLVGLIRSY, encoded by the coding sequence ATGTTAACGCGCAAGCAATTGGAACTGTTGGATTTCATTCGGATACGTATGGAAGCCGAAGGGGTTCCCCCCTCTTTCGACGAAATGAAGGTGGCGCTTGACTTACGGTCCAAGTCCGGAATTCATCGTCTGATCACGGCACTGGAGGAACGCGGTTTCATCCGCCGTCTTGCCCACCGTGCCCGCGCAATTGAAATCGTCAAGCTGCCTGAAGCGATGGAACGGCCCGGCTTCTCCCCCCGCGTGATCGAGGGCGACCGCCCCGAGCAACCTAAAGGGGCGATGAATGTCGATACCATCCATGCGATCGAGCTGCCCGTTATGGGCCGGATCGCTGCCGGTGTGCCTATTGAGGCTATTCAAGAGATCTCGCATCATGTTGCCGTTCCAGGCTCCATGGTTTCGGGCAAGGGACAGCATTACGCCTTGGAAGTAAAAGGCGATTCAATGATTGAGGCAGGCATCAATGATGGCGATATCGTTGTGATCCAAGAACAGACCACTGCCGAAAATGGCGATATCGTCGTGGCACTGGTGGATGATGCAGAGGCCACGCTCAAACGGTTCCGCCGTCGCGGGTCCATGATTGCATTGGAGGCTGCCAATCCTGCCTATGAAACCCGTGTTCTGCCCGATCATCAGGTCAAAGTGCAAGGTCGGCTGGTCGGGTTGATCCGCAGCTACTGA
- the glp gene encoding gephyrin-like molybdotransferase Glp: MISVDEALALSLGLVRPLEAETLPLAQAAGRYMVQPATARRDQPPFAASAMDGYAIRGPALPAAQFDVVGEASAGHAWAGTLTNGQALRIFTGAPVPAGADQVVIQENVTRDGDRITLGSDLGTGRNIRPQGADFKAGDSLSARLLRATDLALLASMNVAAVCVTRRPVVAIIATGDELVMPGETPRPDQIIASNSFALAAMAQHAGAITRMLPIARDTEASLHAVFALAQDADLIVTIGGASVGDHDLVGKVAADLGMKRAFYKIAMRPGKPLMAGMLNGTPMLGLPGNPISSVVCGHLFMMPMIRAMQGMPAPTPILQHARLTAPLDANGNRAHYMRAEVQHGPQGPEIRSLDNQDSALLTVLSAANALLLRPIGDGPRAIGEMVEYLAI; encoded by the coding sequence GTGATCTCGGTTGATGAGGCGCTGGCCCTGTCGCTGGGTCTGGTGCGGCCGCTGGAGGCTGAAACCCTGCCATTGGCCCAAGCGGCGGGGCGCTACATGGTTCAGCCCGCCACCGCGCGCCGCGATCAGCCGCCCTTTGCCGCATCCGCGATGGACGGCTATGCCATTCGCGGCCCCGCCCTCCCCGCTGCGCAATTTGATGTGGTGGGGGAGGCCAGCGCCGGCCATGCATGGGCAGGCACGCTGACGAACGGCCAAGCGCTGCGCATCTTCACTGGCGCGCCGGTTCCTGCGGGTGCCGATCAAGTGGTGATCCAGGAAAATGTAACACGTGACGGCGACCGCATCACCTTGGGTTCCGACCTTGGCACCGGCCGCAACATCCGCCCCCAAGGCGCTGATTTCAAAGCGGGTGACAGCCTGTCTGCCCGTCTGCTGCGCGCCACCGATCTGGCGCTTCTGGCCTCAATGAATGTGGCCGCGGTCTGCGTGACGCGCCGCCCCGTCGTCGCCATCATCGCCACCGGAGATGAGCTGGTGATGCCCGGAGAGACGCCCCGCCCCGATCAGATCATCGCCTCCAACAGCTTTGCCTTGGCGGCGATGGCGCAGCATGCCGGTGCGATCACCCGCATGCTGCCAATCGCCCGCGATACCGAGGCCAGCCTTCACGCTGTGTTCGCCCTAGCCCAAGACGCCGATCTGATCGTGACCATTGGCGGTGCGTCAGTCGGAGATCACGATCTGGTTGGCAAGGTCGCCGCCGATCTGGGGATGAAGCGCGCGTTTTACAAAATCGCGATGCGTCCGGGCAAGCCGCTTATGGCCGGAATGCTCAACGGCACCCCAATGCTCGGCCTTCCGGGTAATCCGATATCTTCAGTGGTTTGCGGGCATTTGTTCATGATGCCTATGATCCGCGCGATGCAAGGCATGCCCGCACCCACACCGATTTTGCAACACGCCAGATTAACTGCGCCCTTGGACGCCAACGGCAACCGTGCCCATTATATGCGGGCAGAGGTGCAGCACGGCCCGCAAGGCCCTGAGATCCGCAGCTTGGACAATCAGGATTCCGCGCTGTTGACGGTATTATCCGCCGCGAACGCCCTTTTGCTGCGCCCCATCGGGGATGGCCCGCGCGCGATTGGCGAAATGGTCGAATACCTCGCGATCTAA
- the trpD gene encoding anthranilate phosphoribosyltransferase, with protein sequence MSERLKPLINAACDRPLTRAEAETAFTALFEGDATPAQMGGFLMALRTRGETVDEIAAAAFVMRAKCNPVTAPAGAMDIVGTGGDGKGTLNISTATAFVVAGAGVVVAKHGNRNLSSKSGAADAMTELGLNVMVGPDVVETCLSEAGIGFMMAPMHHPATRHVAPVRLELGTRTLFNILGPLTNPAGVKMQLTGAYDAGLLRPMAEVLQSLGSTSAWLVHGGDGTDELSIAEPSHVAALKDGGITEFVVHAEDAGLPTHPFEAIMGGSPAQNAKALLALLNGETGAYRDAVVLNSAAALVVAGKATDLKAGVEMARESIDSGAALARLKAIARITSAVP encoded by the coding sequence ATGAGTGAACGCCTCAAACCCCTGATCAACGCCGCCTGTGACCGCCCCTTAACCCGGGCCGAGGCCGAAACCGCCTTTACCGCCCTGTTTGAGGGCGATGCTACACCCGCGCAGATGGGCGGCTTTCTGATGGCCCTGCGCACACGCGGCGAAACCGTCGATGAGATCGCCGCCGCCGCTTTTGTGATGCGCGCCAAGTGCAATCCGGTGACGGCCCCTGCGGGGGCGATGGATATTGTTGGCACCGGCGGGGATGGCAAAGGCACGCTGAATATCTCTACCGCGACGGCCTTTGTTGTGGCGGGCGCGGGCGTTGTAGTCGCGAAACACGGCAACCGGAACCTTTCGTCAAAATCCGGCGCCGCCGATGCGATGACAGAACTGGGCCTGAACGTGATGGTCGGCCCGGATGTCGTTGAAACCTGCCTTTCGGAGGCAGGTATCGGCTTTATGATGGCCCCGATGCACCACCCCGCCACCCGCCATGTGGCCCCTGTACGGTTAGAGCTGGGGACACGCACGCTGTTCAACATCCTCGGCCCGCTGACCAACCCTGCCGGTGTGAAAATGCAGCTGACAGGTGCCTATGATGCCGGGCTGTTGCGGCCAATGGCCGAGGTGTTGCAATCGCTTGGCTCTACCTCTGCTTGGTTGGTGCATGGCGGCGACGGCACGGATGAGCTGTCCATCGCAGAACCTTCACACGTGGCAGCGCTGAAAGACGGTGGCATCACAGAATTCGTGGTTCATGCCGAAGATGCTGGCCTGCCCACCCATCCGTTTGAAGCGATTATGGGCGGAAGCCCTGCGCAAAATGCCAAGGCACTTTTGGCGTTGTTGAACGGCGAAACCGGCGCCTACCGCGATGCGGTCGTGCTCAACTCTGCGGCGGCATTGGTCGTGGCGGGCAAGGCGACCGACCTTAAAGCAGGGGTTGAAATGGCCCGCGAAAGCATCGACAGCGGGGCCGCCCTCGCGCGGCTGAAAGCCATTGCCCGCATCACCTCTGCCGTCCCTTGA
- a CDS encoding citrate synthase — MAEKTGTAQLKIGEKTFDLPMYSPTLGPDVVDIAKLYGQADVFTYDPGFTSTAACKSAITYIDGDKGELLYRGYPIEQLAKDSHFLEVCYLLLFGELPDKAQMEDFEGRVTRHTMVHEQMNNFFRGFRRDSHPMATMVGVVGAMSAFYHDSLDINDPWQREVAAIRMIAKLPTIAAMAYKYSIGQPFVFPKNSLDYSSNFLHMCFAVPAEDYAVDPILSKAMDRIMMLHADHEQNASTSTVRLAGSSGANPFACIAAGIACLWGPAHGGANQACLEMLREIGTVDRIPEFIARAKDKDDPFRLMGFGHRVYKNFDPRATVMKESADEVLELMGIHNNPTLQVAKELERIALEDDYFISKKLYPNVDFYSGIILDAMGFPTAMFTPIFALSRTVGWIAQWREMIADEEQKIGRPRQLYVGESYRDYKQVNDR; from the coding sequence ATGGCGGAAAAGACAGGTACGGCACAGCTAAAGATTGGCGAGAAAACCTTTGATCTTCCAATGTATTCGCCCACCCTCGGGCCGGATGTGGTTGATATCGCAAAACTTTATGGTCAGGCGGATGTCTTCACCTATGACCCGGGCTTCACGTCCACCGCAGCTTGTAAAAGCGCGATCACCTATATTGATGGCGACAAAGGGGAGCTGCTGTATCGCGGCTATCCGATTGAACAGCTGGCGAAGGATTCGCATTTCCTTGAGGTCTGCTATCTGTTGCTGTTTGGCGAATTGCCCGACAAGGCGCAGATGGAAGACTTTGAGGGCCGTGTCACCAGACACACCATGGTTCATGAGCAGATGAACAACTTCTTCCGCGGGTTCCGCCGTGACAGCCACCCGATGGCAACAATGGTTGGCGTTGTCGGCGCGATGTCGGCATTCTATCATGATAGCCTTGATATCAACGACCCGTGGCAGCGTGAGGTTGCAGCCATCCGCATGATCGCAAAATTGCCCACGATCGCGGCGATGGCGTATAAGTATTCAATCGGGCAACCTTTTGTATTCCCCAAGAATTCCTTGGATTACTCCAGCAACTTCCTGCACATGTGCTTTGCCGTTCCGGCCGAGGATTATGCTGTGGACCCGATCCTCTCCAAAGCTATGGACCGGATCATGATGCTGCATGCCGACCATGAGCAGAACGCATCGACAAGCACCGTCCGTCTGGCAGGCTCTTCGGGGGCCAACCCCTTTGCCTGTATCGCGGCCGGGATTGCCTGTCTTTGGGGGCCGGCACATGGTGGTGCGAACCAAGCTTGTCTGGAAATGCTCCGCGAGATCGGCACGGTTGACCGTATTCCTGAATTTATCGCCCGCGCCAAGGACAAGGATGATCCTTTCCGCCTGATGGGCTTTGGTCACCGCGTCTATAAAAACTTTGACCCGCGTGCGACCGTGATGAAGGAAAGCGCCGACGAAGTGTTGGAGTTGATGGGCATCCACAACAACCCGACCTTGCAAGTTGCCAAAGAGTTGGAACGGATCGCGCTGGAGGATGACTACTTTATCTCCAAAAAACTCTATCCGAACGTCGACTTCTATTCCGGCATCATTCTTGATGCGATGGGCTTCCCGACCGCGATGTTCACGCCGATCTTTGCGCTGTCGCGCACTGTTGGTTGGATCGCGCAGTGGCGGGAAATGATTGCCGATGAAGAGCAGAAAATCGGCCGTCCGCGCCAGCTTTATGTCGGCGAATCCTATCGCGACTACAAGCAAGTCAACGATCGCTAA
- a CDS encoding PaaI family thioesterase encodes MTLFTPKSLADIPSRETLFSMSGLEFLQATLEGRLPHAAIATLMNAQLASVAPGRVTFRATPAFEHTNPVGAVHGGWYGTLLDSAFGCAVMTSVPKGKWYTTLEYKVNITRALPLGMEVIAEGILDHSGRSTATAHATVKGAEDGKLYASGTTTCIILDR; translated from the coding sequence GTGACCCTCTTCACCCCGAAATCGCTTGCCGACATTCCCAGCCGCGAGACACTTTTTTCAATGTCGGGGCTGGAGTTTTTGCAAGCCACGCTTGAGGGCCGCCTTCCCCATGCCGCGATTGCGACTTTGATGAATGCCCAACTGGCAAGCGTTGCCCCCGGCCGCGTCACCTTCCGTGCCACTCCAGCGTTTGAGCACACCAACCCCGTCGGTGCCGTGCATGGCGGCTGGTATGGGACCTTGCTCGACAGTGCTTTTGGCTGTGCGGTGATGACATCCGTGCCAAAGGGAAAATGGTATACGACATTGGAATACAAGGTAAATATCACAAGGGCACTGCCGCTTGGAATGGAGGTGATTGCCGAGGGTATTCTGGATCATTCAGGGCGCAGCACCGCAACCGCCCATGCGACGGTCAAGGGCGCCGAGGATGGCAAGCTTTATGCCAGCGGCACCACCACCTGCATCATTCTTGATCGCTAG
- the moaC gene encoding cyclic pyranopterin monophosphate synthase MoaC — translation MSGLSHFDASGHAHMVDVSEKPVTSRIAIARSAIKMAPETYAMITDGRASKGDVLGVARLAGIMAAKKTSDLIPLCHPLPLTKVTIDLTPDPDLPGIIIEATVKTGGQTGVEMEALTAASIAALTVYDMVKAVDKAMEITSTKLILKEGGKSGRYEAAK, via the coding sequence ATGTCCGGGCTTTCGCATTTCGATGCCTCTGGCCACGCCCATATGGTCGATGTTTCCGAAAAACCCGTGACATCGCGCATCGCAATCGCCCGCAGCGCGATCAAGATGGCACCGGAAACCTATGCGATGATCACCGATGGCCGCGCCTCCAAAGGCGATGTCTTGGGTGTGGCGCGTCTGGCCGGGATTATGGCGGCGAAAAAGACATCCGATCTGATCCCGCTGTGTCATCCGCTGCCGCTGACCAAGGTTACGATCGATCTTACGCCCGACCCCGATTTGCCCGGCATCATCATTGAGGCCACCGTAAAAACCGGCGGCCAAACGGGCGTAGAGATGGAGGCCCTTACGGCCGCATCCATTGCCGCACTTACCGTCTATGACATGGTGAAAGCTGTTGATAAGGCCATGGAAATCACCTCTACCAAGCTGATCCTGAAAGAGGGCGGCAAATCCGGCCGCTATGAGGCTGCAAAGTGA
- a CDS encoding anthranilate synthase component II: MLLLIDNYDSFTYNLVHYLGELGADVKVVRNDAMDVQAALDLGPEMIVLSPGPKAPAQAGICLPITHAAAKAGIPLLGVCLGHQTIGEAFGGKVVRCHDIVHGKMGAMHHNDAGVFAGLPSPFNATRYHSLIVDRDSLPDCLDVTAWLEDGTIMGLRHKTLPIEGVQFHPESIASEHGHQLLRNFLEQAKVPA, from the coding sequence ATGCTGCTACTGATCGATAATTATGACAGCTTCACCTATAACCTGGTGCATTATCTGGGCGAATTGGGTGCCGATGTAAAAGTTGTGCGCAATGATGCGATGGATGTGCAGGCAGCACTGGACCTTGGCCCGGAAATGATAGTGCTATCGCCCGGGCCAAAGGCACCTGCGCAGGCCGGGATTTGTTTGCCAATCACCCATGCCGCAGCAAAGGCGGGTATTCCCCTCTTGGGCGTCTGTCTTGGCCATCAAACCATTGGTGAGGCATTCGGCGGCAAGGTCGTGCGCTGCCATGATATTGTGCATGGTAAGATGGGGGCGATGCATCACAATGATGCGGGCGTCTTTGCAGGCCTGCCAAGCCCCTTTAACGCCACACGCTATCATTCGCTGATCGTGGACCGTGACAGCCTGCCCGATTGTCTGGATGTAACAGCATGGCTTGAGGACGGGACCATCATGGGCCTGCGCCATAAAACCCTGCCCATCGAGGGCGTACAATTCCACCCTGAAAGCATCGCGTCGGAACATGGCCACCAATTGTTGCGCAATTTTCTGGAACAGGCGAAGGTCCCCGCATGA
- the trpC gene encoding indole-3-glycerol phosphate synthase TrpC produces MSTILERIKTYKLEEVATRKAALPLAEVQARANAAPAPRGFMKALMAASQNGYGLIAEIKKASPSKGLIREDFDPEALACAYEAGGATCLSVLTDTPSFQGADAFLTAAHDATKLPCLRKDFMYDPYQVVEARALSADCILIIMASVSDAQAQELEAAAFELGMDALIEVHDAAELERAELLKSKLFGINNRNLHSFDLDLQTTRDLARRVPVDRMIISESGLYTPADLADVARFGARCFLIGESLMRQDDVEAATRALLAHPYTAPGRM; encoded by the coding sequence ATGAGCACGATTTTAGAACGGATCAAAACCTACAAGCTGGAGGAGGTTGCCACGCGCAAAGCCGCCCTTCCCCTTGCCGAGGTCCAAGCCCGCGCCAATGCCGCCCCCGCCCCCCGCGGCTTTATGAAGGCGCTGATGGCGGCCTCCCAGAACGGTTATGGTTTGATCGCCGAGATTAAAAAGGCCAGTCCCTCCAAAGGGTTGATCCGCGAGGATTTTGACCCCGAGGCCCTTGCCTGCGCCTATGAGGCGGGCGGTGCCACCTGCCTTTCGGTCCTGACCGATACGCCCTCTTTCCAAGGGGCCGATGCCTTTTTGACCGCCGCCCATGACGCGACCAAGCTGCCCTGTCTGCGCAAGGATTTCATGTATGATCCCTATCAGGTCGTGGAGGCGCGCGCGCTTTCGGCCGATTGCATTTTGATCATCATGGCCTCGGTGTCGGATGCACAGGCACAAGAGCTGGAAGCCGCCGCCTTTGAGCTGGGCATGGATGCCTTGATCGAGGTGCATGACGCCGCAGAGCTGGAACGCGCAGAACTGTTGAAATCCAAACTTTTCGGCATCAACAACCGCAATCTGCACAGCTTTGACCTTGATCTGCAAACCACGCGGGACCTTGCCCGGCGGGTGCCTGTGGACCGGATGATCATCTCTGAATCCGGCCTTTACACCCCCGCGGATCTTGCCGACGTCGCCCGCTTTGGCGCGCGCTGCTTCTTGATCGGTGAAAGCCTGATGCGTCAGGATGACGTGGAGGCCGCGACCCGCGCGCTCTTGGCCCACCCCTACACGGCACCGGGGAGGATGTAA
- a CDS encoding ComEC/Rec2 family competence protein gives MDRLRALVLMPVMALAHARGVLFVWVPVFIGVGVGIWFALPQEPVLWHYACLVAAVLLGALCHRRGPELAQPFVIVIICVILGMLAAGARAHLVKAPVLGFRYYGAVEGRIVSIDRSQSDMLRLTLDRVVLERTPPSRTPERVRVSLHGLQGFVALEPGQTVIATAHLSAPEGPVEPGAFDFRRMAYFDRLGAVGYTRVPVLLLEPPAPGAQWINRFRAKLRAGVEAELPGDPGAFAAALVTGDRAGMSRQAQENLRSANLSHLLAISGLHMALLTGFIFATLRYGLALVPPLALRVQSKKVAAGLALLAGAAYLALSGGNVATERAFVMVAVMLGAALFDRRALSMRSVALAACVLLLAQPETLLEPGFQMSFAATVALIAGYSALRGQGRHLPFWVAPLATVVFTSLLAGLATAPVAAAHFNRVAGYGLAANVLAVPVMGFAVMPAAVLAGILAPLGLEGPALWIMGKGTAWILSVAEMVAGWDGAVRAVPSPSWQVLPIMAFGALWLVLWRGRTRFLGVVPMALAFAVWSQSERPPLLISADGGLVGLNAAGGRVLSAPKGAGFTARQWLENDGDLVEQEQAAMREGFDGEPRLRRFSFGGWRMAQIKGKGAETRVEEACLVADLVIVARKVTASIPQDCQVIDATKLRATGPLALWAQPDGGLRAVPTKTQSRLWTGFKRAEQFKIYMPPHTDQ, from the coding sequence GTGGACAGGCTGCGCGCGCTGGTCCTTATGCCGGTCATGGCGCTCGCGCATGCGCGTGGCGTATTGTTCGTTTGGGTGCCGGTTTTCATCGGCGTCGGCGTCGGCATTTGGTTTGCGTTGCCGCAAGAGCCGGTTTTATGGCATTACGCCTGCCTTGTGGCGGCGGTTTTGCTGGGGGCTTTGTGCCACCGTCGTGGGCCAGAGCTGGCGCAACCTTTTGTTATCGTGATAATCTGTGTCATCTTGGGGATGTTGGCCGCAGGCGCGCGGGCGCATCTGGTCAAGGCCCCTGTCCTTGGGTTTCGCTATTATGGCGCGGTGGAGGGGCGGATTGTCTCTATTGACCGCTCTCAATCGGATATGCTGCGATTAACCTTGGACCGTGTCGTGCTGGAGCGAACCCCGCCAAGCCGCACGCCGGAACGGGTGCGGGTCTCATTGCACGGGCTGCAAGGCTTTGTCGCGTTGGAGCCGGGGCAGACCGTGATCGCCACCGCGCATCTTTCGGCCCCCGAGGGGCCGGTGGAGCCGGGTGCATTTGATTTTCGACGCATGGCCTATTTTGATCGGCTGGGCGCTGTTGGCTATACCCGCGTACCGGTTTTGCTGTTGGAGCCGCCTGCGCCCGGCGCGCAATGGATTAACCGTTTTCGCGCCAAATTGCGCGCGGGCGTTGAGGCCGAGTTGCCCGGCGATCCCGGCGCTTTTGCCGCCGCTTTGGTGACGGGGGACCGCGCTGGAATGAGCCGGCAGGCGCAAGAAAACCTGCGTTCGGCCAATCTTTCGCATTTGCTGGCCATTTCGGGGCTGCATATGGCGCTGCTGACGGGATTTATTTTTGCCACGCTGCGCTATGGGTTGGCCTTGGTGCCTCCCTTGGCGCTGCGTGTGCAATCCAAGAAGGTCGCGGCTGGCTTGGCACTTTTGGCGGGGGCTGCTTATCTTGCGCTTTCGGGCGGGAATGTCGCGACAGAGCGGGCCTTTGTTATGGTGGCCGTTATGTTGGGCGCGGCGCTGTTTGACCGGCGCGCGCTCTCGATGCGGTCAGTGGCGCTTGCGGCCTGTGTGTTGCTGTTGGCGCAGCCAGAAACATTGTTGGAGCCGGGGTTCCAGATGTCATTCGCGGCGACGGTTGCGCTGATTGCGGGCTATTCGGCGCTGCGCGGGCAGGGGCGGCATTTGCCGTTTTGGGTGGCTCCCTTGGCCACGGTGGTCTTTACCTCGCTTTTGGCCGGACTTGCGACTGCGCCGGTCGCGGCGGCGCATTTCAACCGCGTCGCGGGCTATGGGCTTGCTGCGAATGTGCTGGCCGTGCCGGTGATGGGCTTTGCGGTGATGCCCGCCGCTGTGCTTGCCGGCATTTTGGCGCCTCTTGGGCTGGAAGGGCCTGCGCTTTGGATTATGGGTAAGGGGACGGCCTGGATTTTGTCCGTGGCCGAAATGGTTGCAGGCTGGGATGGAGCCGTGCGGGCCGTGCCAAGCCCGTCTTGGCAAGTTTTGCCGATCATGGCCTTTGGTGCGCTTTGGCTGGTGCTTTGGCGCGGGCGGACGCGGTTTCTGGGCGTGGTCCCAATGGCTTTGGCTTTTGCCGTTTGGTCGCAAAGCGAACGGCCGCCGCTGCTGATAAGCGCCGATGGCGGGTTGGTTGGCCTGAACGCTGCGGGGGGACGTGTGCTTTCTGCGCCCAAAGGAGCAGGGTTTACGGCGCGGCAATGGTTGGAAAATGATGGCGACCTTGTGGAGCAGGAACAGGCCGCGATGCGCGAGGGGTTTGATGGCGAGCCAAGGCTGCGGCGGTTTTCCTTTGGCGGCTGGCGCATGGCACAGATCAAAGGCAAAGGCGCGGAAACACGGGTGGAAGAGGCCTGTCTGGTTGCGGATCTTGTTATCGTTGCCCGTAAAGTGACGGCTTCCATACCGCAAGACTGCCAAGTTATAGATGCGACAAAGCTGCGCGCAACAGGCCCGCTGGCACTTTGGGCGCAGCCCGATGGCGGCCTGCGCGCGGTGCCAACCAAGACACAAAGCCGTCTATGGACGGGCTTCAAGCGGGCCGAGCAGTTTAAGATTTACATGCCGCCCCATACAGATCAGTAG